TCGGTGGCGGTGATGGCCACGCCGCAACCATAGCTGTGGGTCAGTGCCACCACGTCATCGACATGCGGGTACTTGGGCAGCAACTCGTCCTTGATGCGCTTGACCGCATGGTCCAGCACGCCGGTCACGCACTGCACAGTAGTGGTGATGCCAAGGATATTGCGCGTGCCCACGGTGCCATCCGCATTGCGATAGCCCTCGAAGGTGAAACCTTCCAAGGGTGCCTGGGCTTCGGGCACTTCGGTGGACAGCGGCAAGCTGTCCAGCGGCGGCGCGGTGGGCATACGCAGTTGGTCTTCCTGGACCCAACTGCCGCGCGGTATCGGCTGCAAGGCGTAACCGATAGTTTGGCCATAGCGAATGATCTGACCGCCTTGGGGGATATCTTCCAGGGTCACCTTGTGGCTCTGGGGAATGAACTCCACGGTCACCAGGCCGTCCGGGAACTCGGTCCCGGCCGGCACGCCTTGGTCGTTGACCACAATCACTACATTGTCGCGCTCGTGCAAACGGATGGAGCGCGGCGAATCGGCATGTTCAATCAACTGCATCACACGGCCCCTTCAGGATTGCGCTTGGGAAAGGTTAGTCAACTCGGGGCCTTTGCTCGGCGGCTCATTGAGCACCACACGCTTGATCGGGCCGACAATCACCAGGTAACTGAATACTGCTACCAGCGCATTGGCGCCGACGAACACCAGGGCCCACTTGAACGAACCGGTGGTGCTGATGATGTAGCCAATCACGATTGGCGTGGTGATGGAAGCCAGGTTGCCAAACGTGTTGAACAGGCCGCCGCTGAGGCCGGCGATTTGTTTTGGCGAGGTGTCAGACACCACCGCCCAACCCAGTGCGCCAACGCCTTTGCCGAAGAAGGCCAGGGCCATGAAGCCCACGACCATCCATTCCACATCCACGTAGTTGCAGGCAATGATGCTGCTGGAAACCAGCAAGCCGGCAATGATCGGTGCCTTGCGCGCGAAAGTCAGGGAATGGCCCTTGCGCAGCAGGTAGTCGGAAATCACCCCGCCCAGCACGCCGCCGATAAAGCCGCAGATCGCCGGGAGCGACGCGATGAAGCCGGCCTTGAGGATGGTCATGCCACGGTCCTGTACCAGGTACACCGGGAACCAGGTCAGGAAGAAGTAGGTAATGCCGTTGATGCAGTACTGGCCCAGGTACACGCCGAGCATCATGCGATTGGTCAGCAACTGACGGATGTAATCCCACTTCGGCCCGTCGGTTTTCTTACCCTTGGCCTTGTCCTGATCCATATCGACCATCGCCCCATTGGCAGCGATGTGATTGAACTCGGCCTCGTTGATCAGCGGGTGCTGACGCGGGCTGTAGATCACTTTCAGCCAGATCAGGGAGAACACGATGCCGATCACGCCCATCACGATAAATACGTGCTGCCAGCCGAAGCTGTAGACGATCCACCCCATCAAGGGTGCAAACAATACCGTGGCGAAGTACTGCGCCGAGTTGAAGATCGCA
The Pseudomonas hygromyciniae genome window above contains:
- a CDS encoding MFS transporter gives rise to the protein MQATKPTHVRYLILLMLFLVTTINYADRATIAIAGSSLQKDLGIDAVTLGYIFSAFGWAYVAGQIPGGWLLDRFGSKKVYALSIFTWSLFTVLQGYVGEFGVSTAVVALFMLRFLVGLAEAPSFPGNARIVAAWFPTAERGTASAIFNSAQYFATVLFAPLMGWIVYSFGWQHVFIVMGVIGIVFSLIWLKVIYSPRQHPLINEAEFNHIAANGAMVDMDQDKAKGKKTDGPKWDYIRQLLTNRMMLGVYLGQYCINGITYFFLTWFPVYLVQDRGMTILKAGFIASLPAICGFIGGVLGGVISDYLLRKGHSLTFARKAPIIAGLLVSSSIIACNYVDVEWMVVGFMALAFFGKGVGALGWAVVSDTSPKQIAGLSGGLFNTFGNLASITTPIVIGYIISTTGSFKWALVFVGANALVAVFSYLVIVGPIKRVVLNEPPSKGPELTNLSQAQS